The following proteins come from a genomic window of Paeniglutamicibacter kerguelensis:
- a CDS encoding APC family permease: MIVDAKSGGGKVSSGLQRRLGTQDAVMIGLGSMIGAGLFSAFTPAAASAGSALLVSLFLAAALAYANARSSAQLAARYPTSGGTYAYGREVLGPWPGFIAGWGFVVGKTASAAAMALTFATYAVPESWVKPVAAGAVALLVGVNYLGVTRTAAAARVIVMSVLALLAIVLIAILGGIQDGSTAVSGGNPGLAGILQGAGLLFFAFAGYARIATLGEEVRDPARTIPRAIGLSLGIVVGLYAVVALVLLHSLGAGGIAGTNKPLAAALGQSWALPLVQIAAALASLGALLALIAGIGRTAMAMAREHDLPHALSAIHPRFSTPHRAELTVGAAVLVLIVFSDLTTAIGFSSFGVLVYYLIANISAVRQPASERRSPRWVGIAGAIGCAVLVAMLPATAVIGGLIMFAAGICYRFLRLSIQRQGFTRL, from the coding sequence ATGATTGTGGATGCAAAATCTGGTGGAGGAAAAGTGAGTTCCGGGCTGCAGCGAAGGCTGGGGACCCAGGACGCAGTCATGATCGGTCTGGGATCCATGATCGGCGCCGGCCTCTTTTCCGCCTTCACGCCGGCGGCTGCCTCTGCAGGGTCTGCCCTGTTGGTGTCCCTGTTCCTGGCTGCGGCACTGGCCTACGCGAATGCCCGTTCCAGCGCCCAATTGGCGGCACGGTATCCCACCTCCGGGGGCACCTACGCCTACGGCAGAGAAGTGCTGGGCCCCTGGCCCGGATTCATCGCCGGTTGGGGGTTCGTGGTGGGCAAGACTGCCTCGGCGGCTGCCATGGCGCTGACTTTTGCCACCTATGCGGTGCCCGAATCATGGGTCAAACCAGTCGCAGCGGGGGCCGTTGCGCTGCTCGTCGGAGTCAATTATCTAGGGGTCACCCGGACGGCGGCAGCCGCACGAGTCATCGTGATGTCGGTGCTCGCACTCCTGGCGATCGTGTTGATCGCGATCCTTGGCGGAATCCAAGATGGTTCGACGGCCGTCTCGGGCGGAAATCCGGGCTTGGCGGGGATACTTCAGGGCGCTGGCCTCCTCTTTTTTGCCTTCGCAGGATACGCCCGCATCGCAACTTTGGGCGAAGAGGTTCGAGACCCCGCGAGGACAATACCTCGAGCCATCGGGTTGAGCCTCGGGATCGTGGTGGGTCTCTACGCCGTTGTGGCGCTGGTGTTGCTTCATAGCCTGGGCGCCGGCGGAATCGCTGGGACCAACAAACCGCTGGCTGCGGCGTTGGGCCAATCGTGGGCGCTGCCGCTGGTGCAGATTGCGGCGGCGCTGGCTTCACTTGGGGCTTTGCTCGCACTCATTGCCGGGATTGGGCGGACGGCCATGGCCATGGCTCGGGAACATGACCTGCCGCATGCGCTGTCTGCCATCCATCCGCGTTTTTCGACGCCGCACCGAGCCGAACTGACAGTGGGTGCGGCCGTCCTGGTGCTCATCGTGTTTTCCGATCTGACCACGGCGATCGGATTCTCATCCTTCGGGGTGCTGGTCTACTACCTGATTGCGAATATTTCGGCCGTCAGGCAGCCGGCCAGCGAAAGACGGAGCCCGCGGTGGGTGGGTATCGCCGGTGCCATCGGTTGCGCGGTGCTGGTGGCCATGCTTCCTGCCACCGCCGTCATCGGCGGCCTGATCATGTTTGCCGCTGGCATTTGCTACAGGTTCCTGCGGCTGTCCATACAGCGGCAGGGTTTCACCCGGCTCTAG
- a CDS encoding alkaline phosphatase family protein, producing MHSSPRIRTSVAATVLALAVVAPTAAMAMPTAPKAPVEAKKSTQNYKGLPSGVSKKKTLVIGLDGAAAAQINEKNTPNLAALVKNGMLAKSNLYANPMAPTVSGAGWSTIATGVWPDKHKVPDNSFANPNYAQYPDYLTRLEIARAQSSTLVVGTWSPIPQKVFGEKTDLRLAGGNDAGTTAKTVDYLKNGNPDSTFVHLDEIDGAGHSSGSSSAAYAKAHATADAQIGQILAAVDERKAKKSEDWMVVITADHGHTPGGGHGGSSTGERATFVIAQGKGIEAGSVRHDVKISDIAPTVLKHQGVRIEDEWQLDGQAAGTIKADDFDSLRPHLKTGVDETKPGTTTTGWTTTAPSGWSIDNSAMPAGGVTEWQGWSFATDEFWTNVDLNQGRETSVHNRNVFAVADSDEWDDKAHAAGQFDSTLISPSYKVRGGKTATLSFASNYRIDGPQSGEVFVSFDGGEPRLLKSYDKNFNGVETISIDVPKKAKKAKVSFRYTGTNSAFWTVDQVSLKK from the coding sequence GTGCATTCTTCGCCACGAATCCGTACCTCCGTTGCAGCAACCGTCCTGGCACTGGCTGTTGTTGCTCCCACCGCTGCCATGGCGATGCCAACCGCGCCCAAGGCACCCGTTGAAGCCAAGAAATCCACACAGAATTACAAGGGACTTCCATCCGGAGTAAGCAAGAAAAAGACGCTCGTCATAGGTCTGGACGGCGCGGCGGCAGCACAGATCAACGAGAAGAACACCCCGAACCTGGCCGCATTGGTCAAGAACGGCATGCTTGCGAAGTCGAACCTGTACGCCAACCCCATGGCCCCCACGGTCTCCGGTGCCGGCTGGTCGACGATTGCCACGGGTGTCTGGCCGGACAAGCACAAGGTTCCGGATAACTCGTTCGCCAATCCGAACTACGCGCAGTACCCGGACTACCTCACCCGCCTGGAAATCGCGCGCGCCCAAAGCTCAACCCTGGTCGTCGGCACCTGGTCCCCGATCCCGCAGAAGGTCTTCGGGGAGAAGACCGACCTGCGCCTTGCCGGCGGGAACGATGCGGGCACCACCGCCAAGACCGTCGACTACCTGAAGAACGGCAACCCGGACAGCACCTTCGTGCACCTCGACGAGATCGACGGTGCCGGACACAGCAGCGGAAGCTCCTCGGCCGCCTACGCCAAGGCCCATGCCACGGCCGATGCGCAGATCGGGCAGATCCTTGCGGCAGTTGATGAGCGCAAGGCCAAGAAGAGCGAGGACTGGATGGTTGTCATCACCGCCGACCACGGACACACTCCCGGCGGCGGCCATGGCGGCAGCAGCACCGGGGAACGCGCGACCTTTGTGATCGCCCAGGGCAAGGGCATCGAGGCCGGCTCCGTGCGCCACGACGTCAAGATCTCCGATATCGCCCCCACGGTCTTGAAGCACCAGGGCGTTCGCATCGAAGACGAATGGCAGCTGGATGGACAGGCAGCCGGCACCATCAAGGCCGACGACTTCGATTCATTGCGCCCGCATCTCAAGACGGGCGTTGATGAGACCAAGCCGGGCACGACCACCACGGGGTGGACCACAACGGCCCCGAGCGGCTGGAGCATCGACAATTCGGCCATGCCCGCCGGCGGCGTGACCGAATGGCAGGGCTGGTCCTTTGCGACCGACGAGTTCTGGACCAACGTCGATTTGAACCAAGGCCGCGAAACCAGCGTGCACAACCGCAATGTCTTTGCCGTTGCCGACTCCGACGAATGGGACGACAAGGCGCACGCCGCCGGCCAGTTCGATTCGACCCTCATCAGCCCGAGCTACAAGGTTCGCGGCGGCAAGACGGCAACCCTGTCCTTCGCCTCGAACTACCGGATTGACGGACCGCAGAGCGGCGAGGTCTTCGTCAGCTTCGACGGTGGCGAGCCCCGCCTGCTGAAGTCCTACGACAAGAACTTCAATGGCGTTGAGACCATCAGCATCGACGTTCCGAAGAAGGCCAAGAAGGCCAAGGTCTCCTTCCGCTACACCGGGACCAACAGTGCCTTCTGGACCGTGGACCAGGTGAGCCTGAAGAAGTAG